In Deltaproteobacteria bacterium, a single window of DNA contains:
- a CDS encoding enoyl-CoA hydratase-related protein, with product MSYETILYDKRDGIATITLNRPQALNAFTPQMNRELLDAFRDGNRDKAVRCFVLTGAGERAFCAGQDLKERSPDKKGSLGESLRERYNPIILAIRRTEKIVLCAVNGVAAGAGCNLTLACDLRIASENARFIEAFVRVGLGPDCGGSYFMPRLIGLGKATELFLLGEPLEARDALRHGLVTKVVPVAELAAEARAMAERLARAPRSAGLIKRTLNRSMYAELEAQLEYEACTQEIAGRTADYDEGVRAFMEKREPVFKGE from the coding sequence ATGAGCTACGAGACGATCCTCTACGACAAGCGGGACGGCATCGCCACCATCACGCTGAACCGCCCCCAGGCGCTCAACGCCTTCACCCCGCAGATGAACCGCGAGCTGCTGGACGCATTCAGGGACGGCAATCGCGACAAGGCGGTGCGCTGCTTCGTCCTCACCGGCGCGGGCGAGCGCGCCTTCTGCGCCGGCCAGGACCTGAAGGAGCGCTCGCCGGACAAGAAGGGCTCTCTGGGCGAATCTCTCAGGGAGCGCTACAACCCCATCATCCTGGCCATCCGCCGGACCGAGAAGATCGTGCTCTGCGCCGTCAACGGCGTGGCCGCGGGGGCGGGCTGCAACCTCACGCTGGCGTGCGACCTGCGCATCGCCTCGGAGAACGCGCGCTTCATCGAGGCGTTCGTGCGCGTGGGCCTGGGCCCCGACTGCGGCGGCAGCTACTTCATGCCCCGCCTCATCGGCCTCGGCAAGGCCACCGAGCTGTTCCTTCTGGGAGAGCCGCTGGAAGCCCGGGACGCGCTGCGCCACGGGCTCGTCACCAAGGTGGTGCCGGTGGCGGAGCTGGCGGCGGAGGCCCGCGCCATGGCCGAGCGCCTCGCGCGCGCGCCGCGCAGCGCCGGCCTGATCAAGCGCACCCTCAACCGCTCCATGTACGCCGAATTGGAGGCGCAGCTCGAGTACGAAGCCTGCACCCAGGAGATCGCCGGACGCACCGCCGACTACGACGAAGGCGTACGCGCCTTCATGGAAAAACGCGAGCCGGTGTTCAAGGGCGAGTAG
- a CDS encoding glutathione S-transferase has product MKFYDCSTAPSPRRVRIFIAEKGLDIPTVQVDLRNGEHLTESFRKLNPWCTVPVLELDDGTTVSEAVAVCRYLEETRPEPPLMGVDARDRARVAMWEHRFEIDGFLAVTEAFRNQARGLKGRALTGPDGAEQIPELVQRGRARVERFFADLDRQLADHPFVTGERYTIADITAQVTVDFAGWIKMSLPPECRHATDWYERVSQRPSAAA; this is encoded by the coding sequence ATGAAGTTCTACGACTGCAGCACCGCCCCGAGCCCGCGCCGCGTGCGCATCTTCATCGCCGAGAAAGGCCTGGACATCCCCACCGTCCAGGTGGACCTGCGCAACGGCGAACACCTCACCGAGTCCTTCCGCAAGCTGAACCCCTGGTGCACCGTCCCGGTGCTGGAACTCGACGACGGCACCACCGTCAGTGAAGCCGTCGCCGTCTGCCGCTACCTGGAAGAGACCCGTCCCGAGCCGCCGCTCATGGGCGTGGACGCGCGCGACCGCGCGCGCGTGGCCATGTGGGAGCACCGCTTCGAGATCGACGGCTTCCTCGCCGTCACCGAAGCGTTCCGCAACCAGGCCAGGGGACTCAAAGGCCGGGCGCTCACCGGCCCGGACGGCGCCGAGCAGATTCCCGAACTCGTGCAGCGCGGCCGCGCCCGCGTCGAGCGCTTCTTCGCCGACCTCGACCGGCAACTCGCCGACCATCCCTTCGTCACCGGCGAACGCTACACCATCGCCGACATCACCGCGCAGGTGACCGTGGACTTCGCCGGCTGGATCAAGATGAGCCTGCCTCCCGAGTGCCGCCACGCCACCGACTGGTACGAACGCGTCAGCCAACGCCCCAGCGCCGCCGCCTGA
- a CDS encoding enoyl-CoA hydratase-related protein, translating into MTFDNIILDRDGPVAVATLNRPKQLNALSYGLCKDLCTAFEELDRDDSVRVFVITGGERVFAAGADINEMVDATPFAGTAHDRLVLRDRLNHLAKPVIAAVSGFALGGGCELAMSCDIIIASESAVFGQPEVNLGVIPGSGGTQRLTHLVGKHKAMELVLTGRFMNAAEAERSGLVNKVVPVEVLLDEAKAMAHAIARKPPIAVRFAKEAILKAANAPLDEGLAFERKSFYTLFASEDRREGMKAFLDKRKPEFKGK; encoded by the coding sequence ATGACCTTCGACAACATCATCCTGGACCGCGACGGCCCCGTGGCCGTGGCCACGCTCAACCGCCCGAAACAACTCAACGCCCTCTCCTACGGCCTGTGCAAGGACCTGTGCACGGCCTTCGAGGAGCTCGACCGCGACGACTCCGTACGGGTCTTCGTCATCACCGGGGGCGAACGCGTGTTCGCCGCGGGCGCGGACATCAACGAGATGGTGGACGCCACCCCGTTCGCGGGCACGGCGCACGACCGGCTCGTGCTGCGCGACCGCCTGAACCACCTCGCCAAGCCGGTCATCGCCGCGGTGAGCGGCTTCGCCCTGGGCGGCGGCTGCGAGCTGGCCATGAGTTGCGACATCATCATCGCCTCGGAGTCGGCCGTCTTCGGCCAGCCCGAGGTCAACCTGGGCGTCATCCCGGGCTCCGGAGGGACCCAGCGGCTGACGCACCTGGTGGGCAAGCACAAGGCCATGGAGCTGGTGCTCACGGGCCGGTTCATGAACGCGGCCGAGGCCGAGCGCTCCGGGCTGGTCAACAAGGTGGTGCCGGTGGAGGTGCTGCTGGACGAGGCCAAGGCCATGGCCCACGCCATCGCGCGCAAGCCGCCCATCGCCGTCCGCTTCGCCAAGGAAGCCATCCTCAAGGCCGCCAACGCGCCGCTGGACGAAGGGCTCGCCTTCGAGCGCAAGTCCTTCTACACGCTGTTCGCGTCCGAGGACCGCCGCGAGGGCATGAAGGCGTTCCTCGACAAGCGCAAGCCCGAGTTCAAGGGAAAATGA
- a CDS encoding deoxyribonuclease IV, translating into MAPAPDKKTPPKDRPLLGAHMSIAGGVHNALHAGDSVGCEAVQIFTKSSRQWAAKPLSDEDVRTFKDTQKASGVHTVVAHDSYLLNLGAPDRELRQKSVAAFVDEMERCEALDIPCLIAHPGAHTGAGERAGLRTIARSLDAIHRRCKGFKVRVALEITAGQGSNLGYRFEHIRNIIDSARESDRLRVCFDTQHAFAAGYDIRTREGYERTFTEFDEVVGVKLLAAFHLNDSKKELDCRVDRHEIIGKGHLDVEPFRLLMNDKRFFGLPMCLETPKGKDLKEDRETLELLRSF; encoded by the coding sequence ATGGCCCCCGCCCCCGACAAGAAGACACCCCCCAAGGACCGACCTCTTCTGGGAGCCCACATGTCCATCGCCGGCGGCGTTCACAACGCGCTCCACGCGGGCGACAGCGTGGGCTGCGAAGCCGTCCAGATCTTCACCAAGTCCTCGCGGCAGTGGGCCGCGAAGCCCTTGAGCGACGAGGACGTGCGCACCTTCAAGGACACGCAGAAGGCCAGCGGGGTGCACACGGTGGTGGCGCACGACTCCTACCTCCTGAACCTCGGCGCGCCCGACCGGGAGCTGCGGCAGAAGTCCGTGGCCGCGTTCGTGGACGAGATGGAGCGGTGCGAGGCCCTGGACATCCCCTGTCTCATCGCCCATCCGGGCGCCCACACGGGCGCGGGCGAACGCGCGGGCCTGCGCACCATCGCGCGTTCGCTGGACGCGATCCACCGCCGTTGCAAGGGCTTCAAGGTGCGCGTGGCGCTGGAGATCACCGCAGGCCAGGGCAGCAACCTGGGCTACCGCTTCGAGCACATCCGCAACATCATCGACAGCGCCAGGGAAAGCGACCGGCTCCGGGTGTGCTTCGACACCCAGCACGCCTTCGCCGCCGGCTACGACATCCGCACCCGCGAGGGATACGAGCGCACCTTCACGGAGTTCGACGAGGTCGTCGGCGTCAAGCTGCTCGCCGCCTTCCACCTGAACGACTCCAAGAAGGAACTGGACTGCCGGGTGGACCGCCACGAGATCATCGGCAAAGGGCACCTGGACGTGGAGCCGTTCCGCCTGCTGATGAACGACAAGCGCTTTTTCGGCCTGCCCATGTGCCTGGAGACCCCGAAAGGCAAGGACCTGAAGGAAGACCGCGAGACCCTGGAGTTGCTGCGGTCTTTCTAA
- a CDS encoding OFA family MFS transporter — translation MRIHRAAIAFFCTMLQICFGTVYAWSFFQTMLVHQSGWTHTETAWAFSIAIFSLGTSAAWAGSALGRLGPRRLALTGSLMFSGGYVIAAAALWLDYLPLFYLGYGVIGGAGIGLGYVTPVATVAKWFPDMKGLVTGIVVMGFGIGALLLSKGLAPFLVVRTEGDLAHVFLWLGIIFAGILLPCSLALSDPVAPAKNAGASVPHLEPDEPESTLPYLSSGQFIIMWIVFFFNIAAGISVISFQSELLQEVWGLADPTVEPAVLAEYGATLIAASSVCNGVGRLFWGLLSDRIGRVKVFRILLASQMVVFGVLMTEENPWVFSVLVCYVLLCFGGGFATMPPYILDVFGTEKMSKMYGVVLTAWAAAGIFGPLYVGYLKDSYPDRAVMYCFLIGILMLGAGYLFSYLLNDGRLRLGRPTLETTLRQYGIPARTPV, via the coding sequence GTGCGCATTCACCGAGCCGCCATCGCATTCTTCTGCACCATGCTGCAGATATGCTTCGGGACGGTCTACGCCTGGAGCTTCTTCCAGACCATGCTGGTGCACCAGTCCGGGTGGACGCACACCGAGACAGCCTGGGCCTTCAGCATCGCCATCTTCTCCCTGGGAACGTCCGCGGCCTGGGCCGGCTCCGCGCTGGGGCGGCTGGGACCCCGGCGGCTGGCGCTTACCGGCAGCCTGATGTTCTCGGGCGGGTACGTGATCGCCGCCGCCGCGCTGTGGCTGGACTACCTGCCGCTCTTCTATCTCGGCTACGGCGTCATCGGCGGCGCCGGCATCGGCCTGGGCTACGTGACCCCGGTGGCCACGGTGGCCAAGTGGTTCCCGGACATGAAGGGCCTGGTCACGGGCATTGTCGTGATGGGCTTCGGCATCGGCGCGCTGCTCCTGAGCAAGGGGCTGGCGCCCTTCCTGGTGGTGCGCACCGAGGGCGACCTGGCCCACGTCTTCCTGTGGCTCGGCATCATCTTCGCCGGCATACTGCTGCCTTGCAGCCTGGCCCTGAGCGACCCCGTGGCCCCGGCGAAGAACGCGGGTGCGTCCGTTCCGCACCTGGAACCGGACGAGCCGGAGTCCACCCTGCCCTACCTGAGCTCCGGCCAGTTCATCATCATGTGGATCGTGTTCTTCTTCAACATCGCCGCGGGCATCTCCGTCATCAGCTTCCAGTCCGAGCTGCTGCAGGAGGTCTGGGGTCTGGCGGACCCCACCGTCGAGCCCGCGGTGCTGGCGGAGTACGGCGCCACGCTCATCGCCGCCAGCTCCGTGTGCAACGGAGTGGGGCGGCTGTTCTGGGGCCTCCTGTCCGACCGCATCGGCCGGGTCAAGGTCTTCCGCATCCTGCTGGCGAGCCAGATGGTGGTGTTCGGCGTGTTGATGACCGAGGAGAACCCGTGGGTCTTCTCCGTGCTGGTGTGCTACGTGCTGCTCTGCTTCGGCGGCGGTTTCGCCACCATGCCGCCCTACATCCTGGACGTCTTCGGCACCGAGAAGATGTCCAAGATGTACGGCGTCGTCCTCACGGCCTGGGCGGCGGCGGGCATCTTCGGCCCGCTCTACGTGGGCTACCTCAAGGACTCCTACCCGGACCGGGCCGTCATGTACTGCTTCCTGATCGGCATCCTCATGCTCGGCGCCGGCTACCTGTTCTCGTATCTCCTGAACGACGGCCGCCTCCGGCTCGGCCGCCCGACGCTCGAAACCACGCTGCGGCAGTACGGCATTCCGGCCCGAACTCCGGTATAA
- a CDS encoding ABC transporter substrate-binding protein, with amino-acid sequence MRGIGPDGEIVLGVSAAFSGPSRGLGTELYRGAKSYFNHVNENGGVNGRKIALKLYDDGYQPDPCVENTVKLMLEDQVFLLFGYVGTPTVTRVLPMLKKFQAQRVYLFFPFTGAQPQREPPYGEFAFNLRASYRQETAGLVNNFVRIGRERIGMFYQADAYGRSGWAGVRAALAKHGIEMVGEATYRRGSRFTGSFRAQVEILKKASPDAVICVGAYAACAGFARDAVDLGLRVPIANLSFVGSENLLNLLSEGQDDPDTYARYLVNSQVVPSYEDTSIAAVKEYRELMARYDPQVPKELVKEAYKPFPHSFVSLEGFLDAKLLVEILRRLKGRPDRSGLEEAVFSVRDYDLGIGEAVSFGPERRQGLQKVYYTVVEGGRFVTLDDWKAKFG; translated from the coding sequence ATGAGAGGCATCGGACCCGACGGCGAGATCGTGCTGGGCGTGTCCGCCGCCTTCTCCGGCCCCTCCCGCGGCCTGGGTACCGAGCTCTATCGCGGCGCCAAATCCTATTTCAACCACGTCAACGAGAACGGCGGCGTCAACGGCCGCAAGATCGCGCTGAAGCTCTATGACGACGGCTACCAGCCCGATCCCTGCGTCGAGAACACCGTGAAGCTGATGCTGGAGGACCAGGTCTTCCTGCTCTTCGGCTACGTGGGCACCCCCACCGTCACCCGCGTTCTGCCGATGTTGAAGAAGTTCCAGGCCCAGCGGGTCTACCTGTTCTTCCCCTTCACCGGCGCCCAGCCCCAGCGGGAGCCGCCTTACGGGGAGTTCGCCTTCAATTTGCGGGCGTCCTACCGCCAGGAAACCGCCGGCCTCGTGAACAACTTCGTGCGCATCGGCCGGGAACGCATCGGCATGTTCTACCAGGCCGATGCCTACGGCCGCAGCGGCTGGGCGGGGGTGCGGGCAGCCTTGGCGAAGCACGGCATCGAGATGGTCGGCGAGGCCACGTACCGCCGGGGGTCGCGGTTCACGGGCAGCTTCCGGGCCCAGGTGGAGATCCTGAAGAAGGCCTCTCCCGACGCCGTAATCTGCGTCGGCGCCTACGCCGCCTGCGCCGGCTTCGCCCGCGACGCCGTGGACCTGGGCCTGCGCGTCCCCATCGCCAACCTCTCCTTCGTCGGCAGCGAAAACCTGCTCAACCTGCTGTCGGAAGGGCAGGACGACCCCGATACCTACGCCCGGTACCTGGTGAACTCGCAGGTGGTGCCCAGCTACGAGGACACCTCGATCGCGGCCGTCAAGGAGTACCGCGAGCTGATGGCGCGCTACGATCCCCAGGTGCCCAAGGAGCTGGTGAAGGAGGCCTACAAGCCGTTTCCCCACAGCTTCGTGAGCCTGGAAGGGTTCCTGGACGCCAAGTTGCTGGTGGAGATTCTCCGGCGTCTCAAGGGCAGACCGGACAGAAGCGGCCTGGAGGAGGCCGTTTTCTCGGTGCGCGACTACGACCTGGGCATCGGCGAGGCCGTGTCCTTCGGGCCGGAGCGCCGGCAGGGGCTGCAGAAGGTTTACTACACGGTCGTCGAGGGAGGCCGGTTCGTCACCCTGGACGACTGGAAAGCCAAGTTCGGGTGA
- a CDS encoding 3-hydroxyacyl-CoA dehydrogenase NAD-binding domain-containing protein — MANENRIGVIGAGTMGAGIAQVAVQGGFECVVYDIAQEFLDRGLGRIRGFIGRSREKGNIDEQEEARILARLQGSLALEDLSDAVLVIEAATENLPVKRELFQKLDAACGPETLLATNTSSLSVTAIGGAVKDATRVLGMHFFNPAPLMALVEVVQGELTSDAAVAKAMDITRRFGKTPVRAKDTPGFIVNRIARPFYNEALRILGDGGTDVETVDRIMRESGGFRMGPFELQDLIGIDINFTATETLYHAFFEDPRFRPSPLQQKLYLAGHLGRKTGKGFYNYESK; from the coding sequence ATGGCGAACGAGAACAGGATCGGAGTCATCGGCGCCGGCACCATGGGCGCGGGCATCGCCCAGGTGGCGGTCCAGGGCGGGTTCGAGTGCGTGGTGTACGACATCGCCCAGGAGTTCCTCGACCGCGGCCTCGGCCGCATCCGTGGCTTCATCGGCCGCAGCCGCGAGAAAGGCAACATCGACGAGCAGGAAGAAGCGCGCATCCTGGCGCGCCTCCAGGGCTCGCTCGCGCTGGAGGATCTGTCCGACGCCGTCCTGGTCATCGAGGCCGCCACCGAAAACCTCCCGGTCAAGCGGGAGCTGTTCCAGAAGCTCGACGCCGCGTGCGGGCCCGAGACCCTGCTGGCCACCAACACCTCCTCGCTGTCGGTGACCGCCATCGGCGGCGCGGTGAAGGACGCCACGCGGGTGCTGGGCATGCACTTCTTCAACCCGGCGCCGCTCATGGCGCTGGTGGAAGTGGTGCAGGGAGAGCTCACCAGCGACGCCGCCGTGGCCAAGGCCATGGACATCACCCGGCGCTTCGGCAAGACCCCGGTGCGCGCCAAGGACACGCCCGGCTTCATCGTGAACCGCATCGCGCGCCCCTTCTACAACGAGGCGCTGCGCATCCTGGGCGACGGCGGCACCGACGTGGAGACGGTGGACCGGATCATGCGCGAATCCGGCGGTTTCCGCATGGGCCCGTTCGAATTGCAGGACCTCATCGGCATCGACATCAACTTCACCGCCACCGAGACCCTCTACCACGCCTTCTTCGAGGACCCGCGCTTCCGCCCCAGCCCGCTGCAGCAGAAGCTGTATCTGGCCGGCCACCTGGGGCGCAAGACCGGCAAAGGCTTCTACAACTATGAGTCCAAGTAG
- a CDS encoding TetR/AcrR family transcriptional regulator: MPNGPESRTAHHDEKLQGILKTSAAIFAEKGFDGTSIRDISRATGMSLAGLYYYFRTKEELLCLIQERCLVTLLETARKIETSGKAPREKVALFVHNHLGFFLHNMNEMKVMSREDTALTADYEKRILELKRRYVKALVDLVEELQRNEGAPKLNVRVAALALFGMMNWVYTWYNPSRDPSLEGLIEQVLRIFFFGVLHGEAEGEGAEDRLRRSFLPDDKSFVLWPGS; the protein is encoded by the coding sequence ATGCCGAACGGTCCTGAATCACGCACCGCCCACCACGACGAGAAGCTGCAGGGGATCCTCAAGACGTCCGCCGCGATCTTCGCGGAGAAGGGGTTCGACGGCACCTCCATCCGCGACATCAGCCGGGCCACGGGGATGAGTCTGGCGGGACTGTATTACTATTTCCGCACCAAGGAAGAGTTGCTGTGCCTGATCCAGGAGCGTTGCCTGGTGACGTTGCTGGAAACTGCGCGGAAGATCGAGACATCCGGAAAAGCACCCCGCGAGAAGGTCGCCCTGTTCGTCCACAACCATCTCGGTTTCTTTCTGCACAACATGAACGAGATGAAGGTGATGTCCAGGGAGGACACGGCGCTGACGGCGGACTACGAGAAGCGCATTCTCGAGCTGAAGCGGCGTTACGTGAAGGCCTTGGTGGACCTGGTGGAGGAACTGCAACGGAACGAAGGTGCGCCCAAGCTCAACGTCCGCGTGGCGGCGCTGGCGCTCTTCGGCATGATGAACTGGGTCTACACCTGGTACAACCCCAGCCGGGACCCTTCGCTCGAGGGTCTCATCGAACAGGTGCTGCGCATCTTCTTCTTCGGCGTGCTCCACGGGGAGGCGGAGGGCGAGGGAGCGGAGGACCGTCTGCGCCGGTCTTTCCTGCCGGACGACAAGAGCTTCGTGCTCTGGCCCGGGTCGTGA
- a CDS encoding 3-hydroxyacyl-CoA dehydrogenase family protein produces the protein MSPSSVAILGGNRLAEDLLRLALDKGLNAARCAGPDAVDPATDVVVDTLAHGSEEKRRLVEAIDAAAPGAALVLSSCIRWSTTTLASWSRRPERVVGFATFHPLARRNVIELARGLDTGDEAMAAAGALVEGLGKESAVVKDAPGLVFPRILSLIINEAARSLDEGVATAEEIDVALRLGTNYPQGPLRWADEVGLDEVLAVLEGLLEETGDDRYRPAPLLRKMVASGRLGESAGRGFYRHGEAGI, from the coding sequence ATGAGTCCAAGTAGCGTTGCCATCCTCGGCGGCAACCGCCTGGCGGAGGACCTGCTCCGGCTCGCCCTGGACAAAGGCCTGAACGCGGCACGGTGCGCCGGCCCGGACGCGGTGGACCCGGCGACCGACGTCGTCGTCGACACGCTCGCCCACGGGAGCGAGGAGAAGCGGCGGCTGGTGGAGGCGATCGACGCGGCCGCGCCGGGAGCCGCGCTCGTGCTCAGCTCCTGCATCCGCTGGTCCACCACGACGCTGGCCTCCTGGAGCCGCCGGCCGGAGCGGGTCGTCGGCTTCGCTACCTTCCATCCGCTGGCGCGCCGCAACGTCATCGAGCTGGCGCGCGGACTCGACACCGGCGACGAGGCCATGGCGGCGGCCGGCGCCCTGGTGGAAGGCCTGGGCAAGGAGAGCGCCGTCGTCAAGGACGCGCCGGGCCTCGTGTTCCCGCGCATCCTGAGCCTGATCATCAACGAGGCCGCGCGCAGCCTGGACGAGGGGGTCGCCACCGCCGAGGAGATCGACGTCGCCCTCCGGCTGGGCACCAACTATCCCCAGGGACCGCTGCGCTGGGCCGACGAGGTCGGCCTCGACGAGGTGCTGGCGGTCCTCGAAGGGCTCCTGGAAGAGACCGGCGACGACCGCTACCGTCCGGCGCCGCTGTTGCGGAAGATGGTGGCGTCCGGCCGCCTCGGCGAAA